CGCCCACCATGGCCGTGGTCACCTCGCTGATCATCTCGCCAGCGTGGCGGGCCACGATCGTCGCCCCCACAATGCGATCGGAGTGGGCCTCGTGGTGCAGCTTCAGCAGACCCTCGGTTTCGCCATCGGCGATCGCCCGGTCCACCCGCTCAAAGGGAATCGCGATCGTCTTGATCGCCCGCCCCTGCTGGCGCGCCGTCGCTTCGTCCAGGCCCACGTGGGCCACCTCCGGATCGGTGTAGGTCACCCGTGGGATCACCAAGTCGCTCAGCTTGGCCCGCCCTAGGCCGAAGGGCGCAAAGAACGCATTGCGAATCAGGATCCGGGCCGCCGCATCGGCCGCATGGGTAAACTTCCAGGCCATGCAGACGTCCCCCGCCGCGAAGATGCGGGGGTTGGTGGTTTGCAGCGCGTCGTTGACCTGAATGCCGCGATCGCCGTAGGCCACGCCCGCCGCCTCCAGATTCAGCGACTCCACATTGGGCACCCGGCCAGCCCCCACCAAAATTTCATCCACGACGAGGGTCTCCCCGCGCCCCGCTGTCGTGCAGGTGATTTCCTTGCCCGCAGGCGTTTTCTGGACTTGCTGAATCTGGCTGCTGAGCACCAAACGGATGCCTTCGCGCTGGAACTGGCGCTGCACCAGGGCCGCCGCCGCCGGATCCTCTTTGCTCAGCAGATGCTCTCCCCGCTGAAACAGCACCACCTCACAGCCCAGACGCCGAAAAGTCTGGGCCAGCTCGCAGCCAATGGGTCCGCCGCCAATCACCGCCAAGCGTCGAGGCCGCTCCGTGAGGGAAAACACCGTCTCATTAGTCAGGTAGCCTGCTGCCGCCAAGCCGGGAATCTCGGGGCTAGCTGGCCGCGCTCCCGTGGCGATCGCCGCCTTCTTGAAGCGGAGCTGCGTGTCGCCCACCTGGACCGTGTCCGGCCCCGTGAACCGCGCCTCCCCCAAAAACGTGTCCACGCCCAGATTCTGGAAGCGCTGGGCCGAGTCGTGGGGGCTGATGCCCGCCCGCAGTCGGCGCATGCGGGCCATCACCGCCGGAAAGTCCACCTCCGGGGCCGCGGCCCGCACCCCAAACGCCTCTGCACCTTCGATCTCCGCCACCACCCGCCCCGAGCGGATCAGGCACTTCGACGGCACGCAGCCCACATTCAGGCAGTCGCCGCCCATCAGGTGCTTTTCGATCAGGGCCACCCTCAGGCCGATACCCAGGCCCGCCGCGCCCGCCGCCGTCACCAGGCCCGCCGTGCCCGCG
This genomic stretch from Geitlerinema sp. PCC 7407 harbors:
- a CDS encoding mercuric reductase, with protein sequence MHNSSTQAGTLLPLDEYNQQLLSQVHPADWVNPSPADCYDLVVIGAGTAGLVTAAGAAGLGIGLRVALIEKHLMGGDCLNVGCVPSKCLIRSGRVVAEIEGAEAFGVRAAAPEVDFPAVMARMRRLRAGISPHDSAQRFQNLGVDTFLGEARFTGPDTVQVGDTQLRFKKAAIATGARPASPEIPGLAAAGYLTNETVFSLTERPRRLAVIGGGPIGCELAQTFRRLGCEVVLFQRGEHLLSKEDPAAAALVQRQFQREGIRLVLSSQIQQVQKTPAGKEITCTTAGRGETLVVDEILVGAGRVPNVESLNLEAAGVAYGDRGIQVNDALQTTNPRIFAAGDVCMAWKFTHAADAAARILIRNAFFAPFGLGRAKLSDLVIPRVTYTDPEVAHVGLDEATARQQGRAIKTIAIPFERVDRAIADGETEGLLKLHHEAHSDRIVGATIVARHAGEMISEVTTAMVGGIGLNQLATVIHPYPTQAEAIKKAADAYRRTQLTPRSQALLKFLSRWS